From one Actinomycetota bacterium genomic stretch:
- a CDS encoding DUF1670 domain-containing protein has protein sequence MRTEAKSSERTSAPAAEKSFRAALRRFIREEFPRLGGEKVVALFIDELLGLVESHHLTRDRVGAGQLLWYAVDAQDPPFRHKRMADTRLVPVLLSLITPEDVEERRRGAEGPRERAKRVAARLLEEARAQGGVLSLADLALLMGLSPGYLSDLIGEWEREHGAVLPRRGTVHDLGPSLTHKAAICRKAVLEGKQTPEIARETHHSPASVDRYLLDLERVAYAMLKHGMSLGEICFTTQMSEGLVRQYAQLVTELGLSESSPYQKEVGAKLPIDSRSATTNAQRTQHTR, from the coding sequence ATGAGGACAGAGGCAAAGAGCAGCGAGCGCACCTCAGCCCCCGCGGCGGAGAAGAGCTTCCGGGCCGCCCTGCGCCGCTTCATCCGGGAGGAGTTCCCCCGCCTGGGGGGAGAGAAGGTGGTGGCGCTGTTCATCGATGAGCTCCTGGGACTGGTGGAGAGCCACCACCTCACCCGCGACCGCGTGGGGGCGGGGCAGCTCCTGTGGTATGCCGTGGACGCCCAAGACCCGCCCTTCCGCCACAAGAGGATGGCCGATACCAGGCTGGTCCCGGTGCTGCTCTCCCTCATCACCCCCGAGGACGTGGAGGAGAGGCGCCGGGGGGCGGAAGGCCCCCGGGAGCGCGCCAAGCGCGTGGCCGCCCGCCTGCTCGAGGAGGCCCGGGCCCAGGGCGGGGTGCTCTCCCTGGCCGACCTGGCCCTGCTCATGGGGCTGAGCCCCGGCTACCTCTCCGACCTCATAGGCGAGTGGGAGCGCGAGCACGGGGCGGTGCTGCCGCGCCGGGGCACCGTGCACGACCTCGGGCCCTCGCTTACCCACAAGGCGGCCATCTGCCGCAAGGCCGTGCTGGAGGGCAAGCAGACCCCGGAGATCGCCCGGGAGACCCACCACAGCCCGGCCAGCGTGGACCGCTACCTGCTGGACCTGGAGCGGGTGGCCTACGCCATGCTCAAGCACGGCATGAGCCTGGGCGAGATATGCTTCACCACCCAGATGTCCGAGGGTCTGGTCCGCCAGTATGCCCAGCTCGTTACCGAGCTCGGGCTCTCGGAATCAAGCCCTTACCAAAAGGAGGTGGGCGCCAAACTTCCCATTGACTCAAGGTCCGCAACGACCAACGCCCAGCGGACCCAGCATACCCGATAG
- a CDS encoding DUF1670 domain-containing protein gives MIRKEEFELKRRLSAKTLEETFKERIREGLGCSNFEAEAVLETVKEVFFPHSIEDVSPGQMVVLAISAKEPASKPLRDCSFLPVVLTLNAGEEDDLLRQREGVEALRRKQLVRMAREALEQGALLTVEDFAYRIFNCGRRTVSRDLAALREAGVVVPLRSQQKDIGRALSHRVEAVRLYLERKSYSQIAERIHHSQAAIRNYVTTFAAVAAMTRRGMSAAEIAFVAQISPALVRDYQELLARYDDPEHSERLQEIISRLGAEVVELAARRAKKGGGKR, from the coding sequence ATGATCAGGAAAGAGGAGTTCGAGCTCAAGAGGCGCCTTTCGGCGAAGACCCTGGAAGAGACCTTCAAGGAGAGGATACGCGAGGGCCTGGGCTGCTCCAACTTCGAGGCGGAGGCGGTGCTGGAGACGGTGAAGGAGGTCTTCTTCCCCCACAGCATAGAGGACGTCTCCCCCGGCCAGATGGTGGTCCTGGCCATCTCGGCCAAGGAGCCGGCCTCCAAGCCCCTGCGGGACTGCTCCTTCCTCCCCGTGGTGCTCACCCTTAACGCCGGGGAGGAGGACGACCTCCTGCGCCAGCGCGAGGGGGTGGAGGCCCTGCGCAGAAAGCAGCTGGTGCGCATGGCCAGGGAGGCCCTGGAGCAGGGGGCCCTGCTCACGGTGGAGGACTTCGCCTACCGCATCTTCAACTGCGGCCGGCGCACCGTAAGCCGGGACCTGGCCGCCTTGAGGGAGGCCGGGGTCGTGGTGCCCCTGCGCTCGCAGCAGAAGGACATCGGCCGGGCGCTCTCCCACCGCGTGGAGGCGGTGCGGCTCTACCTGGAGCGCAAAAGCTACTCCCAGATAGCGGAGAGAATCCACCACTCTCAGGCGGCCATCCGCAACTACGTCACCACCTTCGCCGCCGTGGCCGCCATGACCAGGCGGGGCATGAGCGCGGCCGAGATAGCCTTCGTGGCCCAGATCTCCCCCGCCCTGGTGCGGGACTACCAGGAGCTGCTGGCCCGCTACGACGACCCGGAGCACTCCGAGCGCCTCCAGGAGATCATCTCCCGCCTCGGCGCGGAGGTGGTGGAGCTTGCGGCCCGCCGGGCCAAAAAAGGGGGCGGGAAAAGATGA